A window of Halictus rubicundus isolate RS-2024b unplaced genomic scaffold, iyHalRubi1_principal scaffold0223, whole genome shotgun sequence genomic DNA:
GTTATCAATATTTAGAAAGTAACGTACTTGCGGCAGAGACAGACACCATTCTCGCAGCGACCGCTAGCTTTGCCCATGCTGAGACAATTGGCAGCGCAAGCACTGTGCTCGGCGATTCCTTTGATCGAGAGAAGATCGCAGGTCACTCTTCTTTGCGTAACGGCACGCTCTTCCGCAACTTTGGCGAGTTCGAGAGGTTCGTATTCTTCGTCTGGAATTTATGGAACGTTAAATGCGGACAGTGTTGGCCGAACATTATTcagaataatgaataaaatattaatgaataaatccaattattttttttttaattacgttTAGTTAGAGCCGCATCAACATTTAAGCGATCGTAAGGTACTTTAAGAAATTATGTTAAATTAACGTATAAAATGAAATAGACAAATTTGTATATTACCGACGGGGATGGCGACGACAGCGGCAGCAGCCACAAACAAAAAAGCGGCAAGGATGTAGAATTTCGCCATTTCAGTTATCGATTAGATTTCCGTTCTACTTTGAAGAGAAGCTGGAAGACTGATGATGGATGTAAAATCTGCATCGCTTtttatactataatattcttCCACAGATGTAACGCGCTGGTAAATCCCGCGACAAGTATGTGCGCAGTTGTAATGAAAGGGAAAGTAAACAATTAAACGGTGTTGGCACGTGCGGTAAATCGTCCCTTATGGCGACAGACACAAATAACGGTGAACGTAGTAATTCCCCGTTCTTCCCCGTTACATTTGTCTCAGGTTTTCCTGTCCCTTGTGCCGTTTCTTCAAACCATCGTTGTCTGTGTACAATAGCCATGTTCTCGAAACCAGGTACTTACATATGTACACTAGTACTCGTGTATGCCATCTTTAATATTGTTCTTCGAAGTGACTGAACAGATCTGGTGGAAAATGAAACAGTATAATCGTTGAGCAGTAATCTGCAGCGTTTAAAACGAAGATGGAAACCTTCGGGTATTATAATTTCCGTAAGCAAATTGAAACTGATTTACTTGCCAACACATTTTTACTGTTAGTGCGTAAgaacagagttgtgcagaattacaattgaattactccaggaattatatttacaaagtaattgaattacattgtaattaaatcatattgtaatttataattcagatcttcattcaattaaattacaatgtaacttgtaattgcaatggagtacaattacaaaatactttgtaattaaattacattacttacgaattacgatcagacttgtgcagatttacaattgaattactccaggaattataattacggtCCGATTCGAACCGTCATCGAGTGAGGACGTGTTTACGAGTTTCGTCTCTGCTGTGTCTCTGTGTCCGTGGCTGAGTGAGTGTGATAGCTTTAGTGTTATTCGCGAGTGTAAACACACGCTCAACCTCCGTGTTGGAGCACAGCGTAGCGTCGGAGCCTCTGATTACAGGAGCTGGCGCAACGCATATTCCGATATACCATGCCTTCATCTACACAGAAAAATTCACTCCCTGTTTCTTATGCGCAAGTAACGCAAAAGTTCCTTTTTTCCTACAAAGGAGCAAGCAATAATCCTTGATGCTATCGATGGAATCACTGTGCAGGAATATACTGTTGCAATTGCAAGTCTAATTGGCCCCAGTAGTATCAGATTTGTCTCCAGGATTTCTCAAAGGCGAGTTTGTTTGTACCTCAGCAGTAAAGAGTTAGCAGATAAACTCTCAGACAACCACACTAAAGTCGTTATTGGTACCCACACACTGACAATCAGACCGCTCATCTCCAAAGCCAAAAGGATTATTTTGTCAAACATTTTAGAAGAACTTCGCAAAATCATCATCTCTCCTGTTTCTCCAATCAGCTTCATTAAAGCAGGAGTTATTGATCCTGGCTTTTCTCATATTTTAAGTTTTCCGAGACAACTTTATGTAAATCCTGATGAGTTGCACAAAGTTCCGGAATCAATATCCATAACGTATGACGGCACGGTCTACTGGATTTATTTGTCTACCGACAAAGTATCTTGCTTTTTGTGCAAGGAGGAGGGGCATCTCGCCAAGTTCTGCCAAAAGGTGATCGCTCCAGTTGAAAACTCCTTTAAAGACACCCAGAATAAGGAGAACGCTACTCAGGAAAGTGTTATTCAACCCCAAGGTCCAGATTGTTCAATGCCACCTCCTCCACGTGTTAAACGACCTCTCTCCGAAGCAACGAGCTCCAACGACAGTAATCACTCATCGATAAAAGATATAAAACTTGATCGTGTTATGAAGCCGtccaaaaaatcaaaaaatcaaCCTGACGCGGGAACATCTATGGAGGAAGTTGCAAATCTTCTTTCACCAATCAAAGAATTTATCCAggaaaattcccaaaaatttccAATTGACAtgaagaatataacaaaatttctAGTCTCAAACTTTGGGAAGCATGATGTCCATTTTATAGCCTTGAATTATACCGAAGATATTCCATCCTTGATTAAAATGCTATCCGAGGTCGGTGCTCGTCTCCCCGGTAGGAGGCTTAGAGGTCGTGTGATTCGAATCATGAACCGTCTGTCCAACCCTGATACACGAGAATCCTCCACTGAAGACCTCAGCTCAATAGAAGATATTGAATCATCTTAACCTTTTCTATCCAAATGAACTAACTATGGAGCCTACCTCATTGAAGATCATTTTCTGGAACATAAGAAGTGTACGACAACGGGCTGAAGAGATCGAAACCATCCTAAAGGACGTGGACATCCTCATCTGTGTTGAAACCTGGTTAGCACCGGACAGCACCTTCAGAACCTTTCCAGGTTTTCTCACGCTCAGGAGAGACAGAACTCACGCCAGGGGCGGGGGCATTTTGATGTTCATACGTAAAAGCGttgcctatcgcgaaattaacaATCTTCGATCTCCAGATGATTCCGTAGAGCTGTTAGGCGTTCAGCTAAGTCATCTCAATCCACCGCTCGATCTTATAGCTTGTTACAGAACTCCTGGTCAATCTCTCACACAAATTCAATGGGATCTCATTTGCTCGAATGTTGCAGCAAATGCAAACTGCATTTTCATGGGAGATTTTAATGCTCATAATACAAATTGGAACTGTAACTATACTGATTCCAATGGTGACAGATTAAGCAATTCCATAGATGCTCATGACCTTTTTTTGCATAACAATTATTCTCTTACACACCTGGATTTATACAGGAACAATAGATCCAATCTGGACTTAATCTTCTCGACAATAAATATTTCTGATAAGGTAAATGTTGTTGTGGGAGATGAAACCTTGGGTTCTGATCACTTTACCCTATTAGTTATGTACTATACAGAAAGATATTTCTATAAGAAACATTCGTTCAAGCTGAAGACAGTCAGAACCGATTGGAATAAATTTATGTAAGTGCGAACTAGATTCTCAGTATTCCAAATTTTGTACCATAGAGTATGAACAATTAGAGCCGCACTCTAGATATGAATTTTTTGCCGATATTGTGACTGATTCTATTGGGTCGAGCACTCCTaccaaaagaaaaaagataaaaaaacaaattgtGGTCAAACTCGATATTCGAATCCAGTTTTTTGGTGGGACTCGGAGTGTGACAAGATCAAGAGACTTCGCCGGGggtcatttaaaaaatgggaaCACACCGGAAATTTAGAAGATCTAATAAACTACAAAAAGTACGCAGCATTAGCAAAGAAAACCTTTAAAAACAAGAAAAGAGAATGTTTTAGAAAATTCGCGGAAAGTATTAGTTTTCACACAAATCCAAGTTATGTCTGGGACAAATGCAGAATTCTTAAAAACAAGTGGGTTAGAGCTACCTCCTCGGCTAACTCTGAAAATTTACAGCAAGGCGTTGAACGCTATCAAGCCTTAAACAAGATTAGTCCTCCTTGAGTTCCAACTAACCCTGAATGGCTTCCTCCTTGTGACCAAAACGGTTTCCTAGACAGCCCATTTGATCTAGTATAATTCAACATTGCCCTTGACTCTAAAAATTCTAAGTCGGCATCCGGTATGGACGGTATAGATTACGAAATTCTCAAGAACCTTCCGTTGAAATTTAAACTTCTTCTAGCATATTCAATTCCATGTATACCATGAATGAATTCCCCCTAAGCTGGAAAAAATCCTTTGTTCACTTTATAAACAAAACAGACGGCAACGGTTTGCGTCCCATCTCTCTGACGTCGTGTTCGTGTAAACTTTTTGAGTCCATGGTCAAGGGCAGAATGCAGGAACATGGTGGTGGGGGAACATGAGTCACTCATTCCTCCTAGCCAACAAGGCTTCAGGAAGGGGAGGTCCTGCTCTGACAATTTAGTTAATCTGACTCTAAAAATTGAGGAAGCCTTTATGGAAAAAAGTGAAGTGTTAGCTGCCTTTCTGGATGTTCAAGGCGCATTCGATAATGTTGATTGTAATATCTTATTGGCGAGACTGGCGGACTTAGATTGTCCTAGAAATCTGCTGTTGTTCATTAAGTTCTTGACACACGAAAGACAAATTTATTCGGCTACCTCTCCATCTAAGCCCAGGCTAGTTTTCAGGAGTGTTCCACAGGGAGGAGTGCTCAGTCCCTTGCTGTATATTCTGTATGTTTCAGACATAACAAGAAATGTACCTCGCAATGTCTACGTATCACAATTTGCAGATGATATCGCAATAtatgtgaaatttaaaatagtcaaAAGAGCCCAGAGTACATTAACTAATGCCATTAACATAATCAGCAAAAACCTCCACCAAATTGGGCTTACTCTCACTCCGCATAAAACCAAACTAATTcgttttaacaataaaaaaaatattgccaTGCACTACACAAATTAAACTCTGTAATTGCAGTATAGTCTCTAGTGAATCTGTTCGCTTTTTAGGGATTGTCTTTGACTATAGACTTCTGTTTAAAATGCATATTGATTTAGTCATAAAGAGATGTTCCAGAGCTCTCAATATAATCAAATATCTTCGTGGTACATGGTGGGTGTCCGATCCTGAAACGCTCATCACGCTATACAAAAGCTTCATTCGCTCCACTATAGATTATGGCTTCTTTATCTATTTTCCCTCTCAAAAATACCTAACTGCAAAATTAGAAAGCATTCAAAATACCGCGATTAGGCTTGCCTTAGGCTACCGAAAAACTATACTTAATATCTTGATAGGAGAGTCAAAACTGTCTCTGATTAAAGAGGGCGCTTCCCAGCTATGCTACTGTTTCATGGCCAAGATCTTAACAAATCGAAACTCTCTCACCCTCAGGGCCATCAAAACgtattataatttgtacaaAAGCAAAAGGACCTCACGACAACGCAGATTGCTCTGTAGATGCCTCACGTCTGCTCTAGAGCACAATGCATCCAACATTCGTGAAACTAATATCTATTGTCATGATTATAAAACTTTCATAACTTCAATCCCAATTGGTACCGAACTGGGTACTGATATAAAAACTACAAATAGTGCTCAGAATATTCTTCAGGATGCATTTGGGATCAGTGACTGCTCCACTATTTACACGGATGGTAGTCAAATTTCTGGGGCCAATTGTGTTGGTTCGGCTTGTATCTGTCCTGAACTTACAAGGAGAgaccacgtccttcgggtcaccgattcggttgaaactttgcacacttatagatctcgttctcctctttacgaatatatagcattataggggcagatacccaatactttttgagatattgacgattgaagtttcattatttcccatgtaatgtcgtattttttctagcctacaacaagagtaggtgtggcgcgacggtagcgtgccaagttttcagccagacgaccagggttcaaatcgtGCCGactaacacattttttttttaatttcattatattttatcattgcatatttatattattaatttcaaacgattaaatttcacgcataaaattgcattttgaattacaaataacatgtatttatttactaacagaagtaaaatatttattgtagaaTACTTACAGTTGTTGTTATGTACAGCAGTGGTATTTGTCGTAGAAGCAAACAAAACACAATGAAGCGAAACATCTTGCACATCGTATAAATACACTTTGGTCACATGaacatttgttttttaatagttCCATTGGGAAGCACACCTGgtttacattttcaaaaatttccctATCGTTCGATAGTCCAGCGGCGAACCATGCGTATTGTAACATTGGTTTCAAAATTACTGCAGACAATTGTTTATGAATGAGAGAATGTATTTTAATTGCATCTTCTCTGCTTGCAATTTCTCGATTTTGTTCAATTAAATATGTgcagttttgaatttttttaaataaattttttacctaTCTATAAAAGTACACGTCGCAAGGTTGTACTAGTGGTGTACATTTTGGTGGAATAACTCGAAGAGTACATGTGGTGTTTCCTTCTTCGGTTAGAAATAATGTGTCGTACATTCCCTGATTTGTCTGTCCTCCCCAGGAATCAATCAACAGGAGAAATTTGTTATCTTCCACATAAGGTTTCATTACCAATTTTAAatagtctttataaatatcctatGTAagttttccggatttcgaacaagttactattatgtttgtgtgatgtgacataagttcatctactcTTTTTTTAACAAGTGACCACTTGTTAAAACCACTCATCTTCAGCAGATTCGTCAGCTGTAATTTTGGAGAATACATTTTCCCTATCTATGTCGTAATTAGAAATGAGATTCTCCTCCGTAACTATTTCGTGATGATCGATCATATCCAGGATCAGTTCAAATATTTTCTCGCCTATTGCTATCGCTGCACGAGAAATTACGGATGATCCTTCTGatgcaattaaattttcattgcgaAGGAGTCCTTCCGCATATATAAAAGCGTCCTTTAAACATTGCTTTTCATTTTCAACAATCGCACTTGCATCGCGTACACAATCATTTTCACTCGCGATAGAAACACTACGAGATGAAAATCTCGACGTAGACGCTCGCGTATTCATTTTTAGAAGAAGTTCTTGCTTTGACTGTGAAACAAAACTGACTGTTCAACTGACTGGGAAAATGCAATTCGGAACTTCGTGGGTTGGATTATCATCCCCAATATAAACATTCAATAAACAGTGACATCGGAGACGCTCTTGAGATAGAGGAAACTCTTGAGACCGCGACGCAGTTTGAAAACGGCGGGTCACATTACTTACCATTCGTGCTCGTAGTGATAAAGTTTGAATTTTCCTCTAATgattagttttaaattctttttcttcaatgcatatgatgataagtaccggtttcattttgataaaatatagcaggccgccgaaaatgatcggaaagcagtaaaatatatcacctcgcaattccatttaaattatataatcaacacggatcagacaggatgtcagtatcaatcaacgttcgaaaggacaataacatataagggagtaaagaccgcacttgtttaaaaaaaggtagatgaacttatgtcatgttacgagccagggctgcgagcaacgcgagaggccggcgaggggttgttaccccaggaatatggtttcaatttgttagttaggtacgcggacgcacccaatgcgaaatcggggagccgctaggatagttgacgtcgaggacgcacctgatgcgaaatcagggaacctctgggaggttggagtcaaacgcagacgcacccgatgcgaaaccgaggagctactaggaggatgaaacttcgcgaacgcacccaatgcgaaatcggggagtcactaggttggatACGCGGCGAACTgcggagctgctaggatacggaagaacccaatgcgaaatcggggatccactaggatggtatagttttcgtggacgcacccaatgtggaaccggggagccactaggtgggagaaatcttcgttgatttgaatttaagat
This region includes:
- the LOC143364053 gene encoding defensin-like; its protein translation is MAKFYILAAFLFVAAAAVVAIPVDEEYEPLELAKVAEERAVTQRRVTCDLLSIKGIAEHSACAANCLSMGKASGRCENGVCLCRKTNFKDLWDK